In Microcaecilia unicolor chromosome 1, aMicUni1.1, whole genome shotgun sequence, the following are encoded in one genomic region:
- the LOC115481926 gene encoding olfactory receptor 1009-like, with protein sequence MEDRNQTSVTEFILVGLTRDPKLQILLFMLFLLVYIITLLGNIGIIFVTRLDVRLQTPMYFFLFHLSVLDICYSSGITPKTLQTLLTEQKTISFLGCALQMYFFLCFATTELYLLAVMAYDRYVAICNPLLYLVIMTRSLCIQIMCAVYIIGFSTALILAICTFHLSYCGSNVINHFFCDILPILVLSCSDTSVNEIVVVFFAGFNTITTFLAILISYTYIITKILRIRSAEGRRKAFNTCASHFTAVLIFYGTIFVTYLQPNSSYSMEQDKVVSVFYAVLIPMLNPLIYSLRNKEVKAALIRIWKKSHLSIGYNL encoded by the exons ATGGAAGACAGGAACCAGACATCAGTGACTGAGTTCATTCTCGTTGGACTTACACGTGATCCAAAGCTTCAGATTCTACTCTTTATGCTCTTCCTTCTGGTCTATATTATCACCCTGTTGGGCAATATCGGCATCATTTTTGTAACTAGGTTGGATGTGCGCCTACAGACACCAATGTActttttcctctttcatttgTCAGTTCTAGATATCTGTTATTCTTCAGGCATCACCCCTAAAACCCTACAAACCCTCTTGACAGAGCAGAAAACTATCTCCTTCCTTGGTTGTGCTCtacaaatgtatttttttctctgttttgctaCCACAGAATTGTATCTACTGGCAGTGATGGCATATGATCGATATGTGGCAATCTGTAACCCACTGCTTTATCTAGTCATTATGACCAGGAGTCTGTGTATTCAGATAATGTGTGCAGTTTATATCATTGGCTTTAGTACTGCCCTAATACTTGCAATTTGTACTTTTCACTTATCCTACTGTGGATCCAATGTAATTAATCACTTTTTTTGTGATATTCTTCCAATATTGGTCCTTTCTTGCTCCGACACCTCTGTCAATGAAATTGTAGTGGTTTTTTTTGCTGGGTTCAACACCATAACCACCTTTTTGGCCATCTTAATCTCTTACACTTATATTATCACCAAAATCCTAAGGATTCGCTCTGCAGAAGGAAGACGCAAAGCATTCAACACTTGTGCCTCCCACTTCACTGCTGTGTTGATATTCTATGGGACTATTTTTGTCACATATTTACAGCCTAATTCAAGCTATTCTATGGAGCAGGATAAAGTAGTTTCAGTATTTTATGCAGTGCTAATCCCTATGTTAAACCCTCTGATTTATAGCCTGAGGAACAAAGAAGTAAAAGCAGCCTTGATAAGGATATGGAAAAA aaGCCACCTTTCTATAGGATACAATCTTTAA